TTTATCATTTCCTTAAAGCTAAAACTATTTAACTACTTTAAAAGAACTATTTGCTGTGATATGTCATTATTCGATTTTAATTAATCCCTCTTTTTTACTTACACGAGCATTAATTATTAACGCGTTTATGCTTCCACAAAATTTTTGTTGCAAAATAGAACACATGTTCGTATAATGTAATTATCAGATTGGGGTGAATTAAGGATGACAAGTTATGAAGAAGAAACTGATTATCGTAACGTTCCAAGAGAATTACTAGATAACAATATACCTATGGGAAGAGGCATGATTAAATGGGCTCCTTTTGCAACATTACCCGAACAATTCGAAACGATTCAACAATACATTATCGACCAAAACAAAATTACACGTCCTGTATTATCAGATGATCAATTGGCTGAGCTAAACATTCGGCTACACGAGGCGCTACAATATGCCCAACCTGTAGAAGTTAAATTTTATAATAATGGCTTTGTAGATTCAGTACGCTTAACCATTTATCGTATTGATGCTATTAATTATGAAATTGATGGTTATGTTTACAATCAGCAACAACGTCAAAAAATTTCTATCTTTGATATCTTAGATATTGTCTTGTTACCTTAATGCTTTGAACATAATTAAACAGATTGAGTATATGCATATAAGATGATTTTTAACATCATTTTTGGATGATAGGATGTTGCGCCACGATGATGTCTGAATTCATCGAATTCGCTATCAGGTATTGTTTCAACAATTTCATTAACATATCGTGAAATATCATTTTGAGGGATTCTAACAGAAGTTTCTATTGGTAGTGTAGTTGGGGCATGTTATAATTTTTATACATAAGGCACCTCGTTAATTTAGTTTAGTGGTATTTATTAAATTATAAGAAGGGACCCAACACAGAAAATTCATTTTATTGAATTTTACATTTATGTGCAAGTTGGGCAAAGTGTCTTATTTTTTAAAAGTATTTCAAAGTAAAATTACATGTTAATACGTAGTATTAATGGCGAGACTCCTGAGGGAGCAGTGCCAGTCGAAGACCAAGGCTGAGACGGCACCCTAGGAAAGCGAAGCCATTCAATACGAAGTATTGTATAAATAGAGAACAGCAGTAAGATATTTTCTAATTGAAAATTATCTTACTGCTGTTTTTTAGGGATTTATGTCCCAGCCTCTAAATGTTATTAGTTATTTTTACTTTCAATATCAGAAATAATTTCTTTAGTTTTTCTTTCAATATCTTCAAAATCTTTTTTAAAGATATAAGCAAATGCTACTACACCAACACCAGCAACTAATGTTGTAATAGCAACTAAGCTAAATACGAATTTAAACACACATTTAATAAAATTCCACATCTCAATTTCACCTCTGTTAAATTAAATACCTATCTACATTTCATTATACTATCATATATAGAATAATCATTAAATAAATACCCACTTTCACGAAATATATTCATCAAATTATATAGTGAGCAAGCTAATGATTATTTTCAAAAATGCCGAGGAACCTCTGTTTCAACGTGACATGACCTTATATGCTAATGTTAACAATGACTATTATCGTGAATGCTAACTTAAGATTGATATTTATGATAAGATGATTTTAAGTTTTTAACTCAATATCCCCACCATCTATAAAAATATGTTTTAACTGATTGATAAGTCTTATACACCGAGAAATCACCTCAAACAATTTTATATTTCATTTAGTAAAATATAACTTTATTTAACATGACATTCAATATACATACGATTACTATTTATTTACAATATATTACAACTAAAAAGAAAGGGGCCGATGATATGCAACAAGTGACATCAGATATCATGACTTTTAGAGGTTCACATTTCGAGTTAGGTGTTAAAACTGGTAAATGGCTTCAACAAACACCTCTTCTAAAAAATCGAGAAAAAGAATGGAAAAAACGTGTCCCACGTTTCGATATAGATGTAAATGAAACTTATCAAATATTCCAAACATACGCACCTCAAATATGGGAAGAATTAATGGGACTACAAAGTATACTCAAAATGCCAACACGCCAAATTATTTTAAACTTTGGACATTATCGTTTTACCGATTTAAAAGAAAGTGGTTGCACGGTCTTTCAAGGCAAAGACTTCATGGTTAGAAATTATGATTACCACCCTGCAACTTATGATGGTCGCTACTTACTTTATCAACCTACAGATAGCGGTTTAGCTCAAATTGGTCCTGTATCAAGGGTAACTGGAAGAATGGATGGTATGAATGAGTCAGGATTAACTATGGGCTATAACTTTATGCACCGGAAGAAACCAGCAAATGGTTTTGTATGTTATATGATTGGTCGTCTAATTCTTGAAAATTGCCGAAATGTAACAGAAGCAATCCAATTATTGAAAGAAATACCACACAGAAGCTCATTTAGCTACATACTGATGGACAAATCATTGAACCATGCAATTGTTGAAGTGACACCGAGATCAATAGATGTTCGTTATGATAATATATGTACAAATCATTTTGAAATATTAACACATGAAAATCGTAATTATACAAAAGAATCTAAAGAAAGACTGGCGCGTACCATTTCACAAACTAATGATAATTTAGATATGACTACAGCATTTAAGTTATTCAATAATCCTCAGTATGAAATTTACAGTAAACTATTCAAAAGCTGGTCTGGCACCATCCATACATCAATGTATCAACCTGAAACATTAACTGCATATTTTACATTGGGAGAAAATGCGCCACCAGAAATAATAGATTTCAAATCATGGTTAGATGGTCAAGACCTTAATATCACTCACTTTACTGGCAATATAGATACCGACTTAACTTTTGCCAACAAATAAATAACACCGATATTAGAGAAATTATGCTTCCTAATATCGGTGCTTACATCCTTTATTTATTCAACTTTGATATTACCATCAATCGTATAAAATTCTAAAACATTGTCGCTTTTCCCAACTTTACCATTAGTAAATGTTTTATTTTTAACTACGCTATCACCCGTTCCCGGATTTAGCTTTAGTATAGTGTCTTCAGGTTTACTATCATACTTAAAACGAATATCTCCTTGTTTAGTAGAAGCTTTTGCATCTACTTTTGATGGCATGTTTTTAAATTCAATGTCACCATGATCGTTTAAAAATATGGATTGTTTAATTTGACTCTTGTCGATTTGTAGCGTACCAATAACAACTTTAATATTGCTATTTTTAATGTTACTTTTACTAATATAAGTAGAACTATTATTTGTCTTTGAATCTAGTGCGTCAAGATTTGAGTTTTTAATAACTACTTCACCGTTAATGCTTTGAATACTTGTGTTCTCTAAATCAACATCACTGATTCTAACACTTCCTGCTCCAGATGATAGATTTAAACGTTTAATCATTTTATCAGGCATTTCAATCGTTAACGTTTTCTTATTCTCATGAAAAGGATTCATATCAATTGCATATCCTCTTGTCTTAGACCTTTTATCACTAATCTTCAACGTCTTATCTACTATATTAATTAATATATCATTGTCACCATCATATTTAACTCTAAATTGATTCCCCCGTTTTATACGAAGTTCTGTACTATCCAAATTTATAGATACATTGTCAAAAGCATCGTCTTTGAATGTTTTATCATATTGTTTAGTACCATATTTGTTTTTATCATAGCTGAACCAAATAATGGTTGCTGCTGTAAAAAAGACAACAAACACTAAAAGCCCAATAAAAAAGAATTTCTTCATTTTCTAACGCTTCCTTTGACAGTTTTAATATACCAAAGTAAATATTTTAAGATTAAACGATAAATGTATTCTAAAATCTTAAATATGACAATGATAAATACTAATCCTAATCCTGAATATGATATGGCAAAAAATACATTACTAATTGAGTCCACAATTCCTCTGGATATTGCTGATGCTAATAAAATAATTGGACAAAACAGCAGCAAAAGTGATATTAAAAATAATGCTAATACAAATAATCCAACTATAGATACTGGTATAAGGATGACAAAAATAGATAGAATGCCTAAACTTAATGAAGCAGCAACAGCTCTTGAAATATTTTCAAATGTTGGTTTAGATTCAGCATAATCAATAACACTTCTAGCTTTTGTTTCAGCTGCAACATCTTGTGGGTCTTTTAACTTCTTTAAAATTTCCCCTTCATCAACGCCATT
The genomic region above belongs to Staphylococcus aureus and contains:
- a CDS encoding YolD-like family protein, giving the protein MTSYEEETDYRNVPRELLDNNIPMGRGMIKWAPFATLPEQFETIQQYIIDQNKITRPVLSDDQLAELNIRLHEALQYAQPVEVKFYNNGFVDSVRLTIYRIDAINYEIDGYVYNQQQRQKISIFDILDIVLLP
- a CDS encoding C45 family autoproteolytic acyltransferase/hydolase; translation: MQQVTSDIMTFRGSHFELGVKTGKWLQQTPLLKNREKEWKKRVPRFDIDVNETYQIFQTYAPQIWEELMGLQSILKMPTRQIILNFGHYRFTDLKESGCTVFQGKDFMVRNYDYHPATYDGRYLLYQPTDSGLAQIGPVSRVTGRMDGMNESGLTMGYNFMHRKKPANGFVCYMIGRLILENCRNVTEAIQLLKEIPHRSSFSYILMDKSLNHAIVEVTPRSIDVRYDNICTNHFEILTHENRNYTKESKERLARTISQTNDNLDMTTAFKLFNNPQYEIYSKLFKSWSGTIHTSMYQPETLTAYFTLGENAPPEIIDFKSWLDGQDLNITHFTGNIDTDLTFANK
- a CDS encoding DUF4097 family beta strand repeat-containing protein; this encodes MKKFFFIGLLVFVVFFTAATIIWFSYDKNKYGTKQYDKTFKDDAFDNVSINLDSTELRIKRGNQFRVKYDGDNDILINIVDKTLKISDKRSKTRGYAIDMNPFHENKKTLTIEMPDKMIKRLNLSSGAGSVRISDVDLENTSIQSINGEVVIKNSNLDALDSKTNNSSTYISKSNIKNSNIKVVIGTLQIDKSQIKQSIFLNDHGDIEFKNMPSKVDAKASTKQGDIRFKYDSKPEDTILKLNPGTGDSVVKNKTFTNGKVGKSDNVLEFYTIDGNIKVE
- a CDS encoding HAAS signaling domain-containing protein, yielding MNKITYLNELETALDALPRHLRDQKMYEYERYFYEQELNGVDEGEILKKLKDPQDVAAETKARSVIDYAESKPTFENISRAVAASLSLGILSIFVILIPVSIVGLFVLALFLISLLLLFCPIILLASAISRGIVDSISNVFFAISYSGLGLVFIIVIFKILEYIYRLILKYLLWYIKTVKGSVRK